A genome region from Prionailurus bengalensis isolate Pbe53 chromosome B4, Fcat_Pben_1.1_paternal_pri, whole genome shotgun sequence includes the following:
- the LOC122473612 gene encoding olfactory receptor 8S1-like has protein sequence MYMNRKAKALGVNWRHKRSSDVFLSWIPRVNIFITMRNHSIVSEFILLMLSADPQTQILLFMLFLVIYVLTLMGNLVMLLVIRTDSHLHMPMYFFLRQLSFLDLCHPSVTVPKMLENLLSESKAIFVESCLAQAFFVFATGGTEACLLAVMAYDRYVAISSPLLYGQVMSNQLCVGMVWGSWGLAFVDALINILLAVNLDYCEDQTLPHFSCELSSLFPLSCSDISTNFTLLLCSSVLHFFGTFVMIVFSYVRIVSTILSISSTSGRSKAFSTCSSHLTTVILFYGSGFLSYLLPTSGSRLAMMLSLQYSVVTPMLNPLVYSLQNKEVKTAMRRILRRYVNSFT, from the coding sequence GGCACAAAAGGAGTTCTgatgtctttctttcttggattcccagggtaaatatttttatcaccatGAGAAACCACAGCATTGTCAGTGAGTTCATCCTCCTTATGTTATCTGCTGACCCTCAGACTCAAATTCTGCTCTTCATGTTGTTTCTGGTGATTTACGTCCTAACCCTGATGGGGAACCTGGTGATGCTGCTGGTGATTAGGACTGATTCTCACCTTCACATGCCCATGTACTTCTTTTTGAGACAACTGTCCTTCCTGGACCTCTGCCACCCATCTGTCACAGTCCCCAAGATGCTGGAGAATCTACTTTCTGAAAGCAAAGCCATCTTTGTAGAGAGCTGCCTGGCTCAGGCCTTCTTTGTGTTTGCCACCGGGGGCACGGAGGCCTGTCTGCTGGctgtgatggcctatgaccgctatgtaGCCATCAGCTCCCCTCTGCTCTATGGCCAGGTGATGAGCAACCAGCTCTGTGTTGGGATGGTGTGGGGTTCCTGGGGCCTGGCCTTTGTTGATGCTCTCATTAATATCCTCTTGGCTGTCAATTTAGACTATTGCGAGGACCAGACTCTTCCCCACTTCAGCTGTGAgctgtcttctctcttccctctgtcctgTTCTGATATCTCGACCAACTTCACACTCCTGCTGTGCTCCTCTGTCTTGCATTTCTTTGGAACCTTCGTCATGATTGTTTTTTCCTATGTTCGCATTGTCTCCACCATCCTGAGCATCAGCTCCACCTCAGGCAGAAGCAAGGCCTTCTCTACTTGCTCTTCTCACCTCACTACTGTGATCTTGTTCTATGGCTCAGGTTTCCTCAGCTATCTCTTGCCAACTTCAGGCTCCCGTCTGGCGATGATGCTCTCCTTGCAGTACAGCGTGGTCACTCCCATGCTGAACCCCCTTGTCTACAGCCTGCAGAACAAGGAGGTGAAGACAGCTATGAGAAGAATATTAAGAAGATATGTTAATTCTTTCACATAG